The following are from one region of the Streptomyces fradiae genome:
- a CDS encoding helix-turn-helix transcriptional regulator — protein sequence MDLSSELSEFLRTRRARLKPQDVGLPEFGRHRRVPGLRREELAQLAGVSVAYYTRLEQGNGKNVSMEVLDSIARALRLSDTERAHLTHLAKPTMKKRQRAAANRPQKVRPGLLHLLDSMEGIPAFVLGRRGDILAWNRMARALMGDFAAWEPRERNMARMVFLDPNARDLYVDWECKATEVVSVLRLYAGMNPDDQELLSLVGELSVRSEEFRSLWAAHTVTDKGHGTKRLRHPLVGEMTLAYESLKISGDDPDLMLVTYHAEPGSPSADALRLLAQWGVDEPVDVQK from the coding sequence ATGGACCTCAGTTCCGAACTCAGCGAATTCCTCCGCACCCGCCGGGCCCGGCTGAAGCCGCAGGACGTCGGGCTGCCGGAGTTCGGCCGGCACCGCCGGGTGCCGGGCCTGCGCCGGGAGGAGCTGGCACAGCTGGCCGGGGTCTCCGTGGCGTACTACACCCGCCTTGAGCAGGGCAACGGCAAGAACGTGTCCATGGAGGTCCTGGACTCGATCGCGCGGGCGCTGCGGCTCAGCGACACCGAGCGGGCGCATCTGACGCACCTGGCGAAGCCGACCATGAAGAAGCGCCAGCGGGCGGCGGCCAACCGCCCCCAGAAGGTGCGGCCGGGCCTTCTGCACCTCCTCGACTCCATGGAGGGCATCCCGGCCTTCGTGCTGGGGCGGCGGGGCGACATCCTGGCCTGGAACCGGATGGCGCGGGCGCTGATGGGCGACTTCGCCGCCTGGGAGCCGCGCGAGCGGAACATGGCCCGGATGGTCTTCCTCGATCCGAACGCGCGTGATCTGTACGTCGACTGGGAGTGCAAGGCGACCGAGGTCGTGAGCGTGCTGCGGCTGTACGCCGGGATGAACCCGGACGATCAGGAACTGCTGTCCCTGGTGGGCGAACTGTCGGTGCGCAGCGAGGAGTTCCGCTCCCTGTGGGCGGCGCACACGGTGACCGACAAGGGGCACGGCACGAAGCGGCTGCGGCATCCGCTGGTGGGCGAGATGACGCTGGCGTACGAGTCGCTGAAGATCTCGGGCGACGACCCGGACCTGATGCTGGTGACCTATCACGCGGAGCCGGGCTCGCCGTCGGCGGACGCGCTGCGGCTGCTCGCGCAGTGGGGTGTGGACGAGCCCGTGGACGTACAGAAGTAG
- a CDS encoding DUF1330 domain-containing protein → MTAYAIANLHPNSVLHEEVLAYMERVQGTLDPFGGRFLVHGAPEREVREGSWPGGVVIVGFPTYEDARAWYDSPAYQELLPLRTRHMSGDLLLIDGVPEGYETAATAARVRAAQS, encoded by the coding sequence ATGACCGCATACGCCATCGCGAACCTGCACCCCAACTCCGTCCTCCACGAGGAGGTCCTCGCCTACATGGAGCGCGTCCAGGGCACCCTGGACCCCTTCGGCGGGCGCTTCCTGGTCCACGGCGCGCCCGAGCGAGAGGTGCGCGAGGGCAGTTGGCCCGGCGGCGTCGTGATCGTCGGCTTCCCGACGTACGAGGACGCCCGCGCCTGGTACGACTCCCCGGCCTACCAGGAACTTCTCCCACTGCGCACCCGCCACATGAGCGGCGACCTGCTGCTGATCGACGGCGTGCCCGAGGGGTACGAGACCGCCGCCACCGCCGCCCGGGTGCGGGCCGCCCAGTCCTGA
- a CDS encoding RNA polymerase sigma-70 factor, with protein MSGASGSAGAAAEAGEVRVFEGLRPLLFSIAYRILGSVGEAEDAVQETWLRYATAPNPPVSPKAFLSATVTRISIDVLRSARVRREQYVGDWLPEPLLADPYEDPERAAELADSVSMAALLLLERLSPLERAVFVLREVFGFGFPEVAEAVDRSEAACRQLAVRARRHMAAGQARFEADRVEREELAARFFDALQAGEVDGLRALLSADVQLVGDGGGKAPALSRTLVGAEPVARLLTSYIGRLSLVDASFEAREVNGGPGAVFRDRDGRVLFIWALDVVDGQVRTVRAITNPDKLDHVGPVADGWKVAAEVQERQRAERRRQREPREH; from the coding sequence ATGAGTGGGGCGAGCGGGAGCGCGGGGGCGGCGGCGGAGGCCGGGGAGGTGCGGGTCTTCGAGGGGCTGCGGCCGCTGTTGTTCTCCATCGCGTACCGGATCCTCGGGAGCGTCGGCGAGGCCGAGGACGCCGTGCAGGAGACCTGGCTGCGCTATGCCACCGCGCCGAATCCCCCCGTCTCGCCCAAGGCCTTCCTGTCCGCGACCGTCACCCGGATCTCGATCGACGTGCTGCGCTCGGCCCGGGTGCGGCGCGAGCAGTACGTCGGGGACTGGCTGCCGGAGCCGCTGCTCGCCGATCCGTACGAGGATCCCGAGCGCGCGGCCGAGCTGGCCGACTCGGTGTCGATGGCGGCGCTGCTGCTCCTGGAGCGGCTGAGCCCGCTGGAGCGGGCGGTGTTCGTGCTGCGCGAGGTGTTCGGCTTCGGGTTTCCCGAGGTGGCGGAGGCGGTGGACCGCTCGGAGGCGGCCTGCCGGCAGCTCGCCGTACGGGCGCGGCGGCACATGGCGGCCGGGCAGGCCAGGTTCGAGGCGGACCGGGTGGAGCGGGAGGAGCTGGCGGCGCGGTTCTTCGACGCCCTGCAGGCGGGCGAGGTGGACGGGCTGCGGGCGCTGCTCTCCGCCGATGTGCAGCTGGTCGGGGACGGCGGTGGCAAGGCGCCGGCGCTTTCGCGGACGCTGGTCGGCGCGGAGCCGGTGGCCCGGCTGCTCACCTCGTACATCGGCCGGCTGTCCCTGGTGGACGCGTCCTTCGAGGCCCGCGAGGTCAACGGCGGCCCCGGCGCGGTGTTCCGCGACCGGGACGGCCGGGTGCTGTTCATCTGGGCCCTGGACGTCGTCGACGGGCAGGTCCGGACGGTCCGCGCGATCACCAACCCCGACAAGCTCGACCACGTGGGGCCGGTGGCGGACGGCTGGAAGGTCGCCGCCGAGGTCCAGGAGCGGCAGCGCGCGGAGCGCCGCCGGCAGCGGGAGCCCCGGGAGCACTGA
- a CDS encoding NAD(P)-dependent alcohol dehydrogenase, producing MTTHVSAIAAPAPDAPLARTTVPRRAVGEHDVLIEIKFAGICHSDIHQAHNGWGEGIFPMVPGHEIAGIVTEVGSGVTKHAVGDRVGVGCFVDSCRECEYCEQGLEQYCVTGGTGTYNSIDKYGEPTYGGYSTHIVVDENYTLRIPEGIPLDAAAPLLCAGVTLYSPLAHWQAGPGKKVAIVGLGGLGHMGVKIAHALGAEVTVLSQSLKKQEDALKLGADHYYATSDPETFTALRGTFDLVISTVSAPLNFDAYLSLVKTDGALVNVGAPEEPVKVGLFSLIGGRKTLAGSMIGGIKETQEMLDFCAAHGLGAEIELITADQVNEAYARVEASDVRYRFVIDASTI from the coding sequence ATGACCACCCACGTTTCCGCCATCGCCGCCCCCGCCCCCGACGCCCCGCTCGCGCGCACCACCGTGCCGCGCCGCGCCGTCGGCGAGCACGACGTGCTCATCGAGATCAAGTTCGCGGGGATCTGCCACTCCGACATCCACCAGGCCCACAACGGCTGGGGAGAGGGCATCTTCCCGATGGTGCCGGGCCACGAGATCGCCGGCATCGTCACCGAGGTCGGCTCCGGCGTGACCAAGCACGCCGTCGGAGACCGGGTCGGCGTCGGCTGCTTCGTCGACTCCTGCCGCGAGTGCGAGTACTGCGAGCAGGGCCTGGAGCAGTACTGCGTCACGGGCGGCACCGGCACGTACAACAGCATCGACAAGTACGGCGAGCCGACCTACGGCGGCTACTCCACCCACATCGTCGTCGACGAGAACTACACCCTGCGGATCCCCGAGGGCATCCCGCTGGACGCCGCCGCGCCGCTGCTGTGCGCCGGCGTGACCCTCTACTCGCCGCTCGCCCACTGGCAGGCCGGCCCCGGCAAGAAGGTCGCCATCGTCGGCCTCGGCGGCCTCGGCCACATGGGCGTCAAGATTGCCCACGCGCTCGGCGCCGAGGTGACGGTGCTCAGCCAGTCCCTGAAGAAGCAGGAGGACGCCCTCAAGCTGGGCGCCGACCACTACTACGCGACCAGCGACCCGGAGACCTTCACGGCCCTGCGCGGCACCTTCGACCTGGTGATCTCCACGGTCTCCGCGCCGCTGAACTTCGACGCCTACCTGAGCCTCGTCAAGACCGACGGCGCCCTGGTCAACGTCGGCGCCCCGGAGGAGCCGGTCAAGGTCGGCCTGTTCTCCCTCATCGGCGGCCGCAAGACGCTGGCCGGCTCGATGATCGGCGGCATCAAGGAGACCCAGGAGATGCTGGACTTCTGCGCGGCGCACGGCCTGGGCGCGGAGATCGAGCTGATCACCGCGGACCAGGTGAACGAGGCGTACGCGCGGGTGGAGGCGTCCGACGTGCGCTACCGCTTCGTGATCGACGCATCGACGATCTGA